In the Populus trichocarpa isolate Nisqually-1 chromosome 1, P.trichocarpa_v4.1, whole genome shotgun sequence genome, ACAATTAATGCAAGAGGACATGCTATACCACGGGAAAGAATTTGAAAGTCAGCTTGTATATCTACACATCAAAAGGTTCAGTCTGTTGGGCAAGAAATCTCAGTGATTGGCTTTCTGCCAAATTTACAGTCAGCTCAGTCTTGCCAAATAACTAAAACGTTAGGATATATAGTTTAATGTCACGATCTATATGCTTTCCATCAACACATTGGATAACATGAGTTTTTCTGTTTTGGCAACATTCTATTCAATGCAGTAGAGCCTATTAATGTtcagaaggaaaagaaaatcatatgaGGAACCTTCATTGATATAAATCATAGTTTAAGAATCAAGAAAGTATCTGATTCGGTTAGTGAATAAGAAAATATGTGGTTAGATAATCCAAAGTGATTCGGGAAAATTCTCAGGTTGGGTGCAAAGCAACCAATCCCAGCATAAAACGGCCTATTTTCCTGTTTCAGGAATTAAAGGGCCATATAGGTTTTGCTTTCCTGGATCATAGATGGCATTTGGTCTAGTGGTATGATTCTTGCTTTGGGTGCAAGAGGTCCAGAGTTTAATTCTCGGAATGCCCCGTTGGAATCATGCTATTCATGACAGGATGAAACCATAAGTTTTTGGTTACCTCGATATCTACAGAATAATTGAAGAAACACAGAGAATTAAATCCCAACTCAGCCCACAAAGAATAAATAGATAGAGTTGACTGCTGAGATGGGCATGCAAGAAGAAACCAGAGACATTATTTTACAGCACACTATTCATGTTCAGGtgcaaaaatcattttagaagAGAAGCTCCACTGCAGATTTGATTGGTAAATGATTCCAGAAAAATAACAACATTGACAAGTGTCTGATTTACTACAGAACCAAAATATGACATGGAATGGACTGCACGGGTGACAAAAATGAACTGGACACTGCCTTGAAACAACACGATAAAATTTAGGCTTCGTAAATGAACATAATCTGTAGCCTGATTAGATCCAAAAGGCCCTCGATTTTGCCCACCCCGACTACCAAAACACAGACAGTAATGAAGTTGATGGAACTTCACAGAGCATGCCAATGAACTTTTACTTTTGCTGACCCTGATTTGAAGTTCTATTAAAAAGTAATGGTCGAGTATAAATGGCAAGACAACCATCAGTCACAAAGTCAGATAAACTACGACATCCAGcatgaaacataaaacaacaaattcaCAACCTTTACTGCATACAGCCACAACATGAGGGAAAAAATACATGgcaaaaaaagaacataaaagaatATGCAGCTAGGCATCTAATCCAACATTATAACTgacaccaaacaaaaaaaaaaggtttttcaattaaaaattacacaaaaacaaaacccagaaaaaagaGTCGTGCAACTTAACATGGAAAAGGCTGCAACCCAGAAGCTTCAAAGAGTTGCCCAGTATTATCTTTATAAACAAAACAATCTTTGACGACAGTAAACCTACATAGCTAACAAAAGTAACCAAAACCCACAAATTATCACTACAAGGTTTCGCTTGTCATACCTTTAATTTGTCTACTCAATCATACTCTACAATTATTAAGCCAGGGGGAGAGAGTGTGGGGGTAAAGAGTTTGTAATTACTATACAGGCATAGCTTGAATACGTTCCATGATAGATGTCAGCGTTGGTTCAACGTATCAAGAAAGAGGGAGAGGAGATCAGATGATACAataggagagagaaaggaggaagaaaaaaaaacgtatCCGATGATGCACTGAGAATCTGTTCTCGACAGGTATTCAGACAGAACTcaataagataattttaattatatttttagaagattatcaaacaaaattgtAAGATAGGATTATACTCGTCtcatctttttaataatatcaagtATGTCGAGAACAAATTCCTAACATATCTTTAATGACtcatttatttatcatttctcTCTTACGtcgtattattttattttttcttatatatatatatatatatatatatatatatatattgaacctcattattattaaatctttataaaattttaaattaatttttgttcagattaattaatttaaataaaaaatatattttgagacAATTACAATAGTTGTTCATGGTTGTGTTTAAACTTCCCTAATACTTTTCTAGCCAATGTTATTTTACCAAAACTAACTAAAATACTAAACCACATGGACTAAACACGGTTGAGTCAATATTGTTTATACACTCATAAAACACTGGGGATATAtcgtgtattttttaataatttattttgatttttaaaattttattttggataatttaatCCTAATTGCAGGCCAATTACCTTTGATCTCTTAGGTAATGGTGGAATTGAAATGAgagggaccaaaataaaaaaaaaaaaaatgtcaaacatGGGTGGTgtaccaaaaagtttttttaaaatacacttaggttctcaaactttaaaacaatgcaaattatataatttagatcCCTTTGGATTTCACAAAAATCAGTTTTtgtataaaagtttatttatagtatttttcagTCCCTGGTTAGAaagacgagagagagagaggagtcgCCAGATTTCGATGATGAGAGAGAAGGTCGTCGTTCAAGCCATTTCCGACCACTAAAACCGGTGTGTTCATCAATTTCATGTGATGAGAGGAGCTTGATGGTGATTATTTAAAACTTCAATGTTGCCTAAAAAAACAGATCTAGACCGAGAAAGATAAATCTAACTcgatttgattttgtatttttggactATTTTTTACGTATTTTGAGTTGATGGATTGATTTATGGGTATTTCAAAGGAATAGGTgaggttttgtttttggttgaaatggcttaaaaattaggttttttggacaaaaaaagcACTGCCCCAATTTTCCAGCCACCACTAGGTGGGCGAAATCTGGCCTCgcaaatgacatgtcatctatatatataacaaccttttaaaatataaaaaaataaaaccaagtcCAAGAGCCTGAGAGCTTGAAGGCTCGCCCACACGCCTCGACTTTTCCTTGCAATGGCCCAGGCTCATTGCACCATGAGCCCGAGATGTTTTTTggtcctcttttgtttttttaaggtttaatataaattttaaaaaattattaaatctggtTGAGTACATGATTAGGAGCACAAGTATGACGAGCTAAGCCACAACATAcatattattctttttctaatattacttttttaattaatattttttttaatatcttttttcttaaataatctttaaaattatgtttgaattaATATCTCTCctcaatgatttgtttttctttttgtttaacaatttttagatggagatttttttaatgatgttatGTGTATTTAGTTCTTAAAAAGATTATGCTGAttcatctgtaatttttttaatctcttatatagattaattttatttttaaaaataaaaaatatttacttttagataatatttttaatatatgaagtcttgcataatatttattttattcaatcaatttaatttgtgtatttatttctatattatttaactgaataaaaaataattttaataaataaattcggTAAGCATATTTAGGTAGATATCTTGtcttgcgagattaaatatcttgatttatatctgctttattattatttttagttattgttaatgactTTTTCTGCCATATATTAAcccacataattttttatttatttgattatatatatgcatgggtttttttatttatatatatttttttatttataaaaacacgtaaaaaaaaattagtatatacaatatttttattaaaaaatatatttaatctacGATGTTCAAATAACTAGTTTTTCCATTTTAGAATGGTAAAAGACACCACATTGGAATGCTACAGTTTTTATAGTACTAGGTTAATTTGTACTTATAAagcaatagttaaataaaaGGAAGGCCCAGTACCATGCTATATAATCAAGAGGGCTCCAGCTTTAAAGGAAACatggtaaaaattatttattaaaatattttttatttaaaaatatattaaaataatatattttttattttttaaaatttatttttaatattaatatattaaaataatttagaaacactaaaaaattaatttcaaataaaaaaaacaggttaaaCTAGATAATATGGGCCAAGCAAAGCTACTCTTAACATTGGCTTCTAATGCAAACTAGGATCACCTAAATATGATAGTTAAACCCAACATAAACGATCTCTAGTAAGTCATAATTACCGCCCCACTCACATAAAAATCCTTGCCGCTGAACAAGAAAGCTAGTTCTTTCAATCGAGAAAGACACCAGTTGAGATAGTAGATGTTGTTTGGCGAAAATCAACTGCCCTCAAAATAGATTTGTTATATTTGTGGCATGATTTCTTTACAATCAAACCTTTTTACGAGTCCTTCAACTTGCATGAGGCCATGGGTGTTCAGAGTTTAGACCGCAGCCAAAAATAGGTGAAGACAGCGACTATTCCACAGGGAATATACAACCATCAGCTCAAGGCAAGTACCAGCACCTCAAAGAAATACAAAACTGACGACATAAGCAAAATCCATTATTCCATTCAAAACTACTATGAGTAGCAAGTTTGCATTCGGAAATCACACCAATTGATTAATATtcacatataaaaatcaaaccagtaTGCAACCAAACAACATGCTGGCGAGTCAATAAAACTTGGATGTGAACTCAAATGATACATGCAATGACTCGGCCACAAGGAGAAAATAAAGACAATGGTCAGACATCGATAACCCAGTTAGACATTGcggacaattttaaaaaataaaataaaaatgagcaaCTCAAAATCATAACTGCGACAGTGAAAAGTACAGGAACTGATGCTCAAGTCTTCGATTTTGAATGTTTTACAAGCCAGTCAATAACTGTGTCGATGTTGGTTGAGTTCTTGCATGAGATCATGTAGCAGCATACTTCTCTGTCGGTGATGGACTTAAGCCCCCTGCACAGAATAACATTATTCTTACCATAAAATGCTCTGAAAACTGATAATACAAAAGCGTTTGACAAGCCTCCTAAATGGATCTTAAGATATTTAGTTGAAGCTTACATTTGTTCCATGAAATCTTCCTTGGACAAGGCTCCTGGTTTGTCAATCTTATTTCCCAGTACCAGCAAAGGGATACCACTCAGAGAGGGTTTACTTAAAAGATCGTGAAGTTCACTTCTCGAGACagataaattatcaaaatcagcGGCATCCACGACATATCTGCAAGAAAATCAGAGAAAACAAGTAATATAAATTACTAAGCTCATTTACCAGACAGTTGAATGCAGAAGACATCTTATCCATAAACAAATCTTCACCATGTGCAACAACATTCACTAATTTAACTAGTTTGCAGCCCCCACACAACTAAAATGGTACATTGTAATCCACATGCTTAGCTTTGAAATACAGAGGTGCAGATGCAACAGAAAGAGTGGGATAAACATAAACCATGAAGTAAATGAAAGGCCAATGTGAAATTGCAACTCTTTTATTTAGGGCACTGTATGAATAGGATCTTCTATTAGTCCAAAATCCCTTCCAATGACACTATAAAAGCACTTAAAAAGTGACCAGCAATTTCTATGGGAGATTAATATCCACTAAAAGACCAACAAAACATATGCTTTATTTCACATAgggaaacaaacaaaagaacaaaataaaatacaaaatgtcCTCTGTAATTAATAATAAGCAATGGccatttttaaaactaatataatgAGATTTCCCAAGTTCGAAGACAgttttataagaatattaaaaagTGCGAGACATACACAATGGCTGAAACTGCGCGACAATATCTCTCCCACATACTGCGGAACCTTGGTTGACCTCCAAGATCCCACAACTTTATTGTGACATTGCCTTTTGTAACCTTCCTCATGTTAAATCCAACCTGTAGGAAAAAAGAGGTGACTAAAATGTCAATAGGATTAACATcatcatgatataaaaaaaaattgcaatttgatTGAAAGCTTCTCAGGTATAATTTTCCTCGTAATGGAATGACAATTTTTGAGATAATGGCATACTGTTGGGATCATGTCTTCGCTATATCCACCAGTCTAGAATCAACAAGCCAGAAACAAAAATACAGCCATCAGCATCAAAACCAAAGTAGAAGAGaagcatataaaatatatatcacaACTCTCACAAGAACTTTTACTTACAGCGACAACATTTACAAGAGAAGTTTTCCCAGCATTCTGAAGTCCTATAAGAGACAGCTCCATTTCTTGCTTGAAAAAGAGACTATAAACACATTAGAGAAAACAGGTTAGATAGAAAGATTCAATTATGTGTAAAAGTCTCTCCAGGTTAGAAACCAACGGAAAAGATGAGCAGCAAGGATAACTGTGTTCATTTCAACCCGGACAGCCTGGCAATAAATATAGAGAAACTCCCAATCCAAAAATGAACATTCATGCCATCCATCTCAATATTGGAGATACAGACAATCAAATACAAATGAACAATCTGCCTTAAAGCAGAAGGCTTCACAAAAGTCAACTTTCCGTAcagaaaaaaatctttaaagcCCATCCAAAAAGAATAATAAGGCCAGCAGAAACAGCATGGTTTAAAGTTCTcacagaatatttttttcataggagcagctgaaaaaaaaaatgaatttcaagcAGAAGGGTACATGACTTGAGTATCAAAATCTTTTCGATTATCTTAAGAACCAGTAATCTGTTCAATACAAGTGGAACTTTTTCTGATTGCCTCTCCACATGGAAAATCAGATAGAAGAATAAACAAGActtgaaagcaaagaaaaaaacagtgggGAACAAACGAGACACTATAAGTGTGTACTGTGATAGCTTTTGCAGTTacggtttgaaaaaataggtttaaaaaaagctataaatgGCAGCTTTTTCTTAACCAAGTTTTAATGAGAGTTTTCAATGAAACCATGCAAAACTGTGGTGTGTGTTAATTAACCAAACACTTTCAAAACTGTGATTGGAATAAGAAGTAGTTTCAACCACACCTCACCATACAACCAAACAGACCCAAATGACAAGGCTGCCAACATGCTACCTAACAccatctttccttttttcacACTTCTTACGaaaatttttctataattcaGTACAGCCATAAAATTACAGCttcaaattttctaaatttttttaacaacaatgGCAATTGATGCTGTCATTTTCTTCCTTCACAAATCAATGCTGCTCCGGTTCAAAAATTCATGGTATCAGGTTCATGGAGCTTTAGTGAAGCTAAACTGAGGACTTTTAAGCTCATAATAATCCAATCATCATATGGTGTGCATTCATACTATATCATTGCCCTTATTCTCATCATCATGACGGCCGTCTTTACCACCATAAATTAACACACCTCATACTAATGAATTGATGGCATGACAATTACATTAACAACAACACCTTTCTACCCTCCCAATCGCAAAAACCACTGCCAAAACAGCAATACCACAAAAGCCTCGCAATTCCTACATAGTTCCACTCTTGCAGCCAAGGTTACccagaaaaacaattaaaactaatTCCAGGTGTTGAAAATCAAGTATTCCATCCTATGATTCGTATAACCGAATAACCCGTAAAACAAATTCCACAGACTCCCTCTAAATAAATTACACAAGAAATCCAAAGTTCACATAAATCCCATTAGATTtcccaattaaattatataaacaacAATTTGAGCTTTGTCATTAATGGTTTAATTTGACAGTAAGCCTAtcaattaatatcaaaacccaAATAGCCATTGAAACCAATTTTTAAGTCACAATTCCCCAATAATCAATCTTTACAAATAAAccaaacagcaaaaaaaaaatagttccaAACTTTCTCAGCATCCAAACAAACACAAAGATAAAAGGATTATACCTTCGTAGCCAATTGAGAAAAGCTTCCCATAACCCCATCTTTTTAGGTCACCAATTCGAAAAATTAGGGTTTGAAATCGAAGCTataagaagaaggaaaaaaggaatGATTTGTAATTtgctgagagaggagagagaagatTAGAATTAGAGGGACAGACAGACAGTATGTTttggctggtttttttttacttttcttttattgaaatcTATTTCCCTCCctgtttcttttaaaaatagaaacgCCAGAT is a window encoding:
- the LOC7478661 gene encoding ADP-ribosylation factor-like protein 8a; the protein is MGLWEAFLNWLRSLFFKQEMELSLIGLQNAGKTSLVNVVATGGYSEDMIPTVGFNMRKVTKGNVTIKLWDLGGQPRFRSMWERYCRAVSAIVYVVDAADFDNLSVSRSELHDLLSKPSLSGIPLLVLGNKIDKPGALSKEDFMEQMGLKSITDREVCCYMISCKNSTNIDTVIDWLVKHSKSKT